TTCCGGCGCGCTCCATCAGCTCGCGCAGGGCGGCCTCCTCCATCCGCCGGCCGCGCGCCCGCATCTCCGCGTTAATCCACTCGCGCATCTCGCCCTCGGTCAACTGCGGGCTCTCGACCAGGCAGGCATTCTTCTCGCAGGCCTTGTAGAATTTCTTGCGCCGGTCAACAACGGACGCCACGAGTATGAGCAGGGTGGTCTCCGCGGGGTTCTCGATGTATTCCAGCAGCGGCGCCAGGGGGGACCTCTTTTCGCCGGACAGGTCCTTGTAGCGCTCGGCATTGCGCACGACCACCACGCGCCGCTCCGCGAGGAACGGGTAGGTGCGCGCCTCCTCGATGATGGCGGGGATGGGCGTCTCGTCGGCGTAAAAAATGCTGTGGGCCATGTCCTCCATCCCGGCGGGGACATATGCGGCGGTGAGCCGGCGCACGGCCTCGTCCACCAGGAAGGGCTCATAGTCCTCGCGCCCGAAGGGGGGCTTGGCGGCGGGGCAGAGAAACACCACGGGGGGCGGGTCGCCCCTGCCAATCCCGCCGGTGAACTCGCGGATGTTCACGGACTTCACCAGGGCTCGACCACGCGGTGGAAGATGACCGTGGCCAACTGCTCCAGCGCCTCGGAGGCGGCGCGGTTCTCCTCCTCCGTGGGGAAAGAGCGGACCGTGGGCAGAAAGACCTCGGCGTTGCCGCGCAGCCGGTCGGAGGACTGGCCCGCGGCGCGGGTGTAGAAGGAGGTCTCGCCGGTGATCATCGGGTCCTCCCAGAGCACGTCGCCCGTCTGCCGGTCCGTGAGGCGGACCCCGGCGGTCACCGCCAGCAACGCCTGGGTGGTCTCGTCGTTGCGGTCATAGATGAGGCCGCGCCGGGTGAAGTCCACTATCATGCCCTCGAGCAGGAGGTCGGCATCCTCCGGACGGACCACTTGGAGACGCGAGTCGTTGACAAACTTGCGGATGACCGCGTTGGTCAGGGGCGCCTGGAGGTCATATTCGCGGGTCTTGTCGTAGAAGGGGGACACGGCGATGGTGCGGTATTTGGGGTCGAGGGAACTCCCCGTGCTGTAGCCGCAGCCGGGAAGCGCCGCAGCCAGCGCCGCCGCCGCAAGGCCCAGCAGAAGGGTCCTGCGGCCCGGAACGGGAAAACGGCGGATGACGCGACGGGAAAACATGGGGTTACCGCGCGCCGTTGGCGCCGTACTTCAGGCCCACATGGGTAACGCCGCCGTTTGCCTCGATCCAGGACTGGGCCGTGCCGGCCGCCTGGGTGTCGTTGAAGTCGCGGGCGACGGCCTCGTAGTAAATCCGGGCCGCCGGGAAGTCGCGGCGCTTCTCGTAGAACCGGGCCGTGGCCAGCCGCTGCGCCGCCATGGACTCGCGCATTTCCGCGCGCTTGCCCACCAGTTCGGCGTTCCGCTCGTCCTGCGGATAGCGCGCCTTGAACTCGTCCACCGCGTCCACGGCGAGCTGGCTCGGCGCCTGGTCGTAGGCGGGGGGCAGGGAGGCCTTGTAGTAGCACATGGCCAGGCCGAAGGAGGCCTCGTCCACGAAGTCGGAACCCGCATAGTCCTCGACCACGCGGCGGTACTCGAAGGCCGACTCGATGTACTCCTTGCGCGCATAGTGGCTCAGGCCGATTTTGTACTGGGCCTCGGCCGCCTCCGCCGTGAAGGGCTGGTTCTCCACGACCATGGCGTAGACCTCGGCGGCGCGCTTCAGCGGGCGCTTCTTGAAGAGGGCGAAACGCTTGTCTATGCGCTGGAGCCCCTGATCGTAATAGCGGTCGCCGATCTCGTACTGTTTTTTGATGGCGTCGCCGTAGCGCTTCGTGTCGGGATAACCCGCAAGAAGCTGCTGGAAGGCCTTGGCCGCCTCCATCCGCTTGCCCTGGGCCAGCAGGATTTCACCGCGCAGGAACTGGTTCTCGTCGGCCATCGGGTCGCCCGCGTAGAACTGGGTGAACTTGTCCGTCTCCCGGTAGGCCTTGCGGTAGTCCCCCTGGAGCATCAGCCCGCGGGCGTACTCAATTTGCAGCTCCGCCGTCTCCTTCGGGAGACGCTTCATGTTCACCCAACGCCCGGTCTGGGGGGTCCAAGTCCACTGGGCATGGGCCGACACGGCAAACCCGGCCAGCAAAACCGCTGCCAACGCAGCGCGCGCACTGATTCGCATGATGGAATCTCCAAGAGCCGCTGAAAAACACCGGCGCATGCCGCGGATGACACCGCGGCGCGTCTTGACAATACTACCAAGAGGGGCGCACTCAAGGCAAACACGCAAGGGGTTGAAAATGCTCTCCGCCGCGCGCCGGGGTTGACCCGCGCGGCGGAATGGGGCATCATGCAGCGGACCGGCGGGCGGGCTGCCCGGAAAGACGACAAGGAAACACTGTCATGCGCCATGCACAGCGGGGAGACCGCGTCCGGGTACATTACCGCGTGAGCCGGCTGGACGGGGAGTCGGTGGACCTGTCCCCGGACGGGGAACCCCTGGAACTGGTCCTCGGGGTGGGCCGTTACCTGGCCGGGTTCGAGGAGGCCATTGTGGGCATGGCGGAGGGGGAACAGCGGGAGCTGGTCATCCCGCCGGAGTCCGCATTCGGCCATCATGACGGCGATCTGGTGCAGGAAATTGACGCCGCGTGCTTTCCCGGCGGGGTTCCCGGGGTGGGGCAGGCATTCCGCCTTGGACTGCCCGAGGAGGGGCAGACCCTTGTGACCGTGGTCGCCGTGAGCGGCGACCGGGTGGTGGTGGACGGCAACCATCCCCTGGCCGGGGAATCCCTGCGGGTTCAGGTGGCC
This portion of the Candidatus Hydrogenedentota bacterium genome encodes:
- the bamD gene encoding outer membrane protein assembly factor BamD, yielding MRISARAALAAVLLAGFAVSAHAQWTWTPQTGRWVNMKRLPKETAELQIEYARGLMLQGDYRKAYRETDKFTQFYAGDPMADENQFLRGEILLAQGKRMEAAKAFQQLLAGYPDTKRYGDAIKKQYEIGDRYYDQGLQRIDKRFALFKKRPLKRAAEVYAMVVENQPFTAEAAEAQYKIGLSHYARKEYIESAFEYRRVVEDYAGSDFVDEASFGLAMCYYKASLPPAYDQAPSQLAVDAVDEFKARYPQDERNAELVGKRAEMRESMAAQRLATARFYEKRRDFPAARIYYEAVARDFNDTQAAGTAQSWIEANGGVTHVGLKYGANGAR
- the holA gene encoding DNA polymerase III subunit delta produces the protein MKSVNIREFTGGIGRGDPPPVVFLCPAAKPPFGREDYEPFLVDEAVRRLTAAYVPAGMEDMAHSIFYADETPIPAIIEEARTYPFLAERRVVVVRNAERYKDLSGEKRSPLAPLLEYIENPAETTLLILVASVVDRRKKFYKACEKNACLVESPQLTEGEMREWINAEMRARGRRMEEAALRELMERAGNRLSDVNNALLLVCGYAGGANTVTEADVRAACADVAEETVWQLTDAIAYSQADKALASLYQLQALNRAPEEIIGTINWLLENAYRAHPDTEPVVGKPFVERKVAPLARTLGLQKLKAAMALCTQTTFQMRNTGVDRDLALEMLVIKLAYPGVRRAGAR
- a CDS encoding FKBP-type peptidyl-prolyl cis-trans isomerase — its product is MRHAQRGDRVRVHYRVSRLDGESVDLSPDGEPLELVLGVGRYLAGFEEAIVGMAEGEQRELVIPPESAFGHHDGDLVQEIDAACFPGGVPGVGQAFRLGLPEEGQTLVTVVAVSGDRVVVDGNHPLAGESLRVQVALLAVLDAADGAPETPTS
- a CDS encoding LptE family protein translates to MFSRRVIRRFPVPGRRTLLLGLAAAALAAALPGCGYSTGSSLDPKYRTIAVSPFYDKTREYDLQAPLTNAVIRKFVNDSRLQVVRPEDADLLLEGMIVDFTRRGLIYDRNDETTQALLAVTAGVRLTDRQTGDVLWEDPMITGETSFYTRAAGQSSDRLRGNAEVFLPTVRSFPTEEENRAASEALEQLATVIFHRVVEPW